CAGATTTTTTTGTAGTTCTGCCATGCGTAGCTGAATATAACGAGCACTACCTTCTCTTGGTAATGATGAGTTCCTCTTTTGGTTTAGCAACAGAGGTGTTAAATCGGCTAAGagttcatttattaaaatggtttCTTCTCAGGAAATAGAGGGTGAAAGGCCTGTGAATGTGCATCTACGCATCTGCCAGCCGATTGGATGGTTTGTTCACTGTAGATGACTGGGAAGTTTTTTCCCATGCCTCTGTTAGATGAGTGTGCCTTGAACTCCTCCAGCTGGGTCAAATACTCTCTGCATtccacacactcgctcactccCAGgatatttttttcccattttggaACATGCGGCACTATGCATTCCCAAGGTTGTCTTAATGTTTCACGTCGTTAGACTTCAATGTTGAGTCGTTTACTCTGATACACATTTGTGGAAGTGAGAGACAACCTGAATTGATGCTGTCAGATCCAACAAGCATTTGGAGTGCTGCATCCACTTGAAGGCATGGACTTAATATACGTCTGGGTTAATGTATATCTgggatttctttttctttttcttttttttacctaGTTAAGGCACCATGTGTTCAGAGTGGGAACCTGTTCTTTGGAGTTTCATTACTCAACAAAAAGATTTCTCTTTCTTGGAACTGCACATGCAGTCCAGACTGTGAGAACACTGCAACCTCATCTGCTTCTCAGATTATAAAATATTCCCATGATGCTGTAAAAATCTTTTGAATGGTGTGCTCTCTTTTATACCCTGTCCCAGGGCCTCTGACAGATTAAAACCCTTTTGGTATTTCTTTCCCTCGTACTGGATGTTCTGCCATTTTTTGCCAAACCAACTTTTGCTGACTAGATCTAGTCTTACAACTCATGTGGTTATAACTGCTCATCTCACAGGGATTGACAGTCATGTTCCTCGGAGTTCTTATTCCAGTTCTCTGTGCCGTTTACGACCTTATCCAGGTAACTGGAGTGCAGTTAATTGTGCTCTACAGCAGGACAGTGCTGGACTATCTTATGATAAGTTAATGGTCAGCATCAATCAGTCAGAATCCATGCACCATTAGACAGATTGGGTATTAAACTGAGTGTTGACCCCATGTGTCTGGAGAGGGTGACTGGCGTGCCTGCATCACATTTCTTCCCCTCTTACTCGATGTCCTGCCGTTGTTTCAGAAGCAAAGAGGAAAACTGCAGCAGCGTAGACGCTGAAAAAGTCTGCGTGCATCTTGTTATAGTTGCACTCAATCTTCTGGTTTGATTTTACCCCTCCCCCACTAAATTTTTGATGGCGCCAGTCCAGCTACAGACACGCTGAGCTCTCCTGCAGGACGCTCCCCGCTACTGCACAGAGCAAGCAAGTCATATGGTTGCATGTTTGTTTCGTTTTCAGTACTTATTTGATGTGTAAAACAGGGCTGGAGGACTAGGACTCTGGTAAATCGGTTCtaaaaaaatagaattaaataGAATAGAATTAAAATAGAATTCACGTTGTCAGTTACGTTGCACAGAGCTCTTTTGTGATGTGCTGACATTTGGTCATCTTCGTGGTGTTCTACTGTGGCTAAAGCAGTATGATTACTGATTAAACATAATATTGAACCTGGTGTTTACATGATTAGTTTACATTTACCAGcgtttacattttcaaatgattgaTAATAGTGATAATTTTGTACATGCTAGTACAGCTACAAAGTCCACATGTATTAGTGTGAGCTCAGGCAGAGTTGTATTGAGAGcgcacgctgtgtgtgtgtctgtgtgtgtgtttgttcagtggaGAATGAGAGCCACTGTGACTTTGTGAAGCTGCGTGAGATGCTGATCCGTATAAACATGGAGGACCTGCGGGAGCAGACCCATGCCCGCCACTACGAGCTCTACAGGCGCTGCAAGCTGGAGGAGATGGGCTTCAAGGACACAGACCCCGATAGTCAGCCCTTCAGGTAGGCTGTTCCTCGCTTGCAGGTGCCAGGTCAGCCCTtcaggtacaccccccccccccccccccccaggtcaTCAGCACTAAGCATCAACAATCAACTTCAGGTCAGGGTGAAAGGGCAGGGCGGTTCGAGGCTGACCCTGTGTTTCTTCAACTGCTCTGTAGTCTACAGGAGACCTACGAGGCCAAGAGGAAAGAGTTCCTCACTGACCTGCAGCGtaaagaggaggagatgaggcagATGTTTGTCAACAAAGTGAAGGAGACGGAGGCGGAGCTGAAGGAAAAGGAAAGGGAGGTAAGCAATGATTGGTTGACTCCCGTTCACCTGCCTAGCTACAGGAATTTGATTTGGTGAATAATACTTTAAAACTCCTCGTTAGCATTTTATTTGCGAGGCACTCTGAAAAATGTTTGGACCAGATGCATTTTAAACCACTATATAACAATgtttattaattgatttattcCAGTGTTTTTTCAAAAATTGCATTTCCTGTACATTTCAGAGTGTGTTCCTTTTTTCACATTGGAAAATGTACTTTTCATAGGCTTTCATGGGACATATAATCataattgcttttaaaattctAATATACAACTCTAATTCTAATACAGTGACACAGTATTTTCAGTTTTACTATTATTACCATTTTATGATCAAGCCTGAtgaggaacagagagcaaaATCTTAACAAGACTGGGATTATTTTACTGAGTAATCATCACTTTCCACCACAGATGAGCATATGAGCTTCAGATGgtacacaaacaagaaaacctAGCAGTGGGAACACACCTCTAGAATACTAGCAGtcaaattaaagattaaataatTCCCTGAAGCTAAAATCTTTTGTGAGCATGTGACACTCATTCAGTATTCATGCAATTAAATGAGAATGTGATCTCATTGAACTATTTTTATACTTGTGGTTGTACAAGAACATTTGAGCGTGAAAACAGATTGCAGTTTTGAGCCTTCTGGACGTTTGtgcagttttatttgtgtactttacaaacacacatttcaccaaaaaaaaattcccaaaaacagaactgaagagAGCAAAATGGTTGTTGTATTGAGAATCGCCTTGGAATTTTCTTTCTAAGAAACATTTCTTTAATCCTAATCTAATAGTCACTCTATTCTTGACCTCAGTGACAAACCTAACTTTAATCTCGACTCTAGTCATGATCCAACCCTGCAAATCTACATTAAATCAGGTAAGGGTTGTGTAATCCCAGAGAGCCCCAGCACAGGATGATTTTGTGGTAACCTGCTCTAACATGGCTGATTCAGCCAATCCCAAATGAGTACAGATGAGTTAAATCAGATGTGGTGCAACAGACAGATTGAAAGGGTGAGGTGCTGTTGTGCAGGTCCTGTCcatttttgaatatttctgaTTTTGCCTTTATATAGCACCTTAAATAGTGGTTACTTTTGGTGTATTTGTTTTCAGAAGGTCTTCACCTATATAATCTGATGTagacaggattttttttttttttttttacttggacACATTACTTCACTCAAAAACCCTCCCAAAACATATAAAATCAGATTTGAAAAATCTTActattaaaaaatgcaaatttacTCAATGAAGCATTTTAAAGACTGAAAATATAACTGTAAAATTGAGAGAAACTCAAACTATATCCAATAAGATTTCATTGTATATAGTTTCTGTGTACTGTTAATAGAATAAGCAGAAACTATATAcattaatgtaaatgacatGGCAGTGTCAGTtctatgattttaaaaaatatatattttttttttagactagTCACATGGTTTGATCATGCCAGCGTAATCGTCAACTCCAGAGGGCTACGCTGGGAAAGCAGTCCTACTGGAGAACCTCACTGAGGTGGCACAGGAACGTAGGTGGCACAGGAACAGTTTTTGTGCCTGAGCAGGTTGCAGTCGCTCCATCCACACGAAGGACCCCTCTAAGCAGGAAGCAGTTTTTTTGTGTGACttcatggtttgtttgttttttggtaacTTTGCAACCACGATGTTCCATAATGTTTCATTCATCTCTACCTTTTTCTGGAGTTGGAAAGGAACACGATCACTGCAGCGAGCTTCAGCAGACCAGCCTACTAGGCAAAGCTCCAAATTGCCAGATGGAAATATGTAATTGTTATTATATGCATTTCTTTGCATTTTATTCAATTTTGGCAATAGATGTTTGGGCATATAGCCTTAGTCTAAGTTATTGgagcttatacacacacatatgcaggcaGTGTGGTTTTAGTTTTGCCTGTATCAGAATACCTCTTCAAATGTATTCATAGTGGTCttacatcattatttttatcCTGTTTTGTGGCTTggtgttttagaataaacatgtaaaaaacaTCTTTATTCTAAAAGGAGAAATGCTGCTACTCgatatttaattcatttattttagtaCAGTGTTGGGCAACAGTAGCAGCCACCATAGACCAAACAAACCTTGTAAAAGTACATCTGCTTTCTTACTATGCATTGTAAGCCCTTTTGCCACCACCTATTTTTAGagaccacttttttttttatgcactTGCTAACCTCATCCATTTGCTGGAGCGCAGAGGCTTGTGTGGGACTGTGGCGTCTGATCCCGCTCTTCCTCTTACaccatctcctcttcctctgcctttcTGCAGCTCCACGAGAAGTTTGAGCAGCTGAAGCGCATGCACCAGGAGGAGAAGCGCAAGGTGGAGGAGAAGCGGCGTgacctggaggaggagatgaaCGGCTTCAACCGGAAGAAGCTGGCCGCCGAGACGCTGTCGCTCTCGCAGCCGCTCAAGAAGGACAAGGACAAGAAGAAGTGAGTGTGCCTCCTCCTTTTTGAATCTCTCCTGaggtttctgtttcttttgcttCATTCTTTTCCATCTCCCTTGGTTTAGATGCTTTGGGCATGGAAGTTGGTTTTGTAAGGTACAAAACCAATGCCTGGCACAGTGGTGGCTTCTGACCCTTCTCTTGGAAATCCCCTCTCTTGTGCAGTTCTAATCCTAATCTTGAGGGGTGCAGTTCTAATCCTAATCTTGAGGGGTGCAGTTCTAATCCTAATCTTGAGGGGTGCAGTTCTAATCCTAATCTTGAGGGGTGCAGTTCTAATCCTAATATTGAGGGGCGCAGTTCTAATCCTAATCTTGAGGGGCGCAGTTCTCCCATTGGGGAACCATGCAGTTTCAGTCCAAATCCTTACTTACTGGATTCCAGTTTCCACCTGCTCCATAAGACCTTGATCATCTGCACTGGGTGGTGTTGCTTAGGGCTGGATTTACAAACTCTAGGGCACCAGGCCTCCATGTGCCAGGCTGGGCATAACGGCTATAGTGTTATTATAATTAAGGCtgcatcttaaaaaaaacatacgAGGAGCATATCAGTTACAGCCTGTAGTGCAGAGTGCTTTATCAAGCAATGTCAGCACAGATGCTGGTGTTGGTGCAAGTCGGAACTTGATCAAGCAGTATAATATAAAAGAGAGGGTATGCTGGGTCCGATATGATCTTGTGTGACAATCTACATATTCATATGCAAGGAGTTTCCACGAGAGGTTGTTTGTATATCTAGCTTCACCTTCTGGTGATGGATGTCACCTGCATCAGTGATGCACGGTATTTAATTATGTTTACgagtgccctcttgtggtgtACGGTGGAATTTGTGTATTGATATTGCATGTATTTTGCAACAGCTGATTCTTAAAAGATGCAGTTGTTATGCATTCTAGTTATTGATCAAAGATGCTGAATGTAGGCATATTCATATACATCTTTGGAACTCCTTCACTTTTGCATGGGGCCACTCCATGTTTCATGTTCTGTTATTTTCCCTCATTcatttagttgtttttgttatttttctattttcagtTAATTTATGGGCCCAACATCCCAGACCAACCACGGACATGTCTTCCATCGTCATGGCGACGCCAGcgcttgtttgtctgtttttgtttgtgttttctgtcattCACTCACTGACAAATGGACCAAAGGCACTGCCGGGAACCTCAGACACAGAGCCACATTGTCAGGACTGACTTCCCAGTTTGCATTGCCATCACCACAACTTTTCCCTTTACTAGGATCATTCAGGTTATTACCTacttttggaattttttttaaatactttttccCTCCATTATTATGTTTGGAACCTCTTAATTTTTGACACCCATGAGAGCAGATTAAAATCATGgacattgtttattttgcttccaTTATGTTACTGTTTTTATGGCTAACAAGCTTTGTCAGACTAAGTAAAGTAGGGTGCACATCCCTTTGCCATAGTGTACAGTAGTATTTAAAGATCTGAGCCAAACTCTATAGCATAGCAATAATGACAAGGGCATACCTGTGTATACtattttgcaaatataaaaCTACATGGGTACCATTTATTAAACAAGTCTTAAatctatatgtttatttttttggggaTGCTGTTTTTATAATAACCCAAAGCCTGTAttttagtaatttttttttttgaaatgaCTCATGCATATGTAATgttttgtggtctgaaatttatGGTGCTTAATGTATTGTTCTCAGTCACCATAAATAGTAAAGCAacagaggagagtgagggaCTTGTTTTCAGTTACGCGCAGTAACGGCGTCTAGCGTGTTTCCCAATGAGAGCTGACTTCGTAAGTGAAGAACTGTCATTGTATTCCCCAATGTTGAAAATAAACTGAGACCTGAAACACTCCCCTTTACACCCAGACTGGATGAGATTTACTTCATATTTTGCagagtaaatatttaaaactgggCATCATTAGTGAGACACTGTCTGCATTTATTCTCAAAGCTCAGTGTCAACATGAGGCAGTGTAGAGGTACTCAGAGTAGTGTTTTCTCTTGTAGTCTTTGTATTCTTGATGTTCGGTTACATTTTGTATACACCTCTAAATGTTCTACACTCAGCACAAATCATTTATTCACCACATGCCACTGGTTGACCCATGGGTTTAATGGTTAGTGTAAATTGTGTAACAgagtgctgtgtttttgtttaaaagtgtGTCAAGGAGCCCAGTCTTAATGAACATCATGCCATTTCTTTCACAGATAATGGTTTATGTGCATGAACAAATCATGTatgcaggagagagggatgagtcATTCTGTCGCTTCAACCGCTATGTTATATTTGCATGTTGACTATCCCATTACAGCAAGACTGAACATGACCATAGACTCAGAAAAAGTAGAGAGCCAAGCAGTGGCTGGTTCTCCTCCAATCAGGGTAGAGGACCCATCCCTCTTCTTGCCCCTGCCAAACAAAAGGGCATTTCATGCAAATATACCCTTCTTGACATTTTACTGTCCCCAGTAGCTACTTGGCAAGGGGATACAGACATTTAGCTTGACAAAGAAAGTGATATTCATAGTGAAAGAAGATCTTTGTGCCTTAGTCTCCCAGCATTAGATGACAAAAGTGATCAGACTTGTCTGTGGTTTGTCTCAGAGGAGCAAATACCATAGGTTAGCTTTCCAGCTtctggtatttaaaaaaaaaaaaaaagcctctaAACCTAACagcacatttctttttaataagcTCTGAGCCATGACCTCACAGCAATTAGCAAGTATGTGGAAGCCACAATCTTAGTCTTTAAAGGTAATTTTCCTCAAGTGCAAAGCTAGAGCTCACCTGAGAACCCACAAACTTGCAGCTGTTGACAAGACTTCAGTCAGGCAGGCAGAagttggtttttgttttagagGTTTGTGTATTTTGAGCCAAGCCTGGCTTCGTCAATATATACAACCACAATGTTTCCTTAGTTAGCACTAGCTGTAGTAATACCTTCATCTGTGCAGTTATTGATATTTCAATAACTAAGATGGTAAAAATAGCACCagttaaaaatactttattaaaCCCAAAACAGTATAAATTTTCAAAAgtcatttcagtcattttgacAAGTTCTGAGCTTTGGCCATCAAGAGGAATGGAGTATTAAATGTCTGTCAGTGTTCAGAAAATTTTTGGACCAAACACCAATAACTAATGCATACAGTGGCATGACTATTCTGTAACGCATCAGTCTTGCTTCAGTCTGGTAACAAGTCACCATTACTGAACCAAACATGTGCTGTTTCGATTTGTTTGACAATGATTTATCGGTATGAAAAACACCCACCCCTTGCATGCAGAAGACACGAATAGAGGATGTTCTCTCAGACAAAGCAAACCCAGCAAAGTAGGGGCTGGTTCTTGTCCAATCAGGGCAGACTCTACTCTGGACTGCCCCGCCTTCTGCATGCTGGTAAAATcccaaacaaaacagcttttcacacaaacatgcctttGCTGGTAATTTACTATTCTTACTAGGCACTCCTAAGCATAAGGACGCTGAATGTTTAGTAAAAGTCTCAtccatgtgatttttaaaaaacaaaagaagggTCTCAGCTTTATTTAGTAGAACAGATTAAAATGTATAGCTGCCTCAGTGTTTGGAAATAATGGAGATTTGGTTCAAAACCAATAACCACAATGAAAATGGTAAAACTACTAGTGAACATGGACTTGCTTCACAGTCTGGTATTGTCTTCAAGTTACTGCTACAGaaccaaacaaatgaaatcTCAACAAAAGCACAAAGGTTATTCTGAACATAACACTcatacaacataaaaacatttcactcaGACTGAAAAGAGAACTGCACATGGCATCAACCATTCAAGAAATAAAAACGTGCTTTTGCACTCGTGCATTTTAGCATTTGGTAATTTGTATAAAAATTAAAGATTACATACAGTGGCAAAAAAAAGTAACACTACATAAAAAGGCTTCAATAAATCTCAAAAGTGCTGATTAAGGTGATTACtgtatatcatttaaaaaaaaaaaaagtgcctcaGTAGGAGCAAAGCTTATTCATTTAAGAGGTGCTGGAAAGGTGGGCAAGGTATGACCTTATTTTGAAGAGGCCCACCCACATCCTCTAGCCCCACCTCCAATGGTGGGACTTCATTGTACAGGTTACCAAAGCCATCACAGAAATCATCCACCTCCCAGCTAAGGCTGGCATCTCCTCTGGCCTCCTCACAAGCTCTGAGCTTCAGATGGGTGGTGTCCAGGACGTACAAGGCATTGGGCGGCGAGGAGGGCTCAAGGCTGGCCAGGTATTCGTCCACCATCTCCTTGCAGCAGATAAACTCTGCACTCTTAACCTGAAGGGTGGCAGAAAATTGTGCAAGGGTAAGTGGAGGATGGTAGTCGGGTTTGAAATGTCAGTGAATGTGGTTTCATTACACGAATAGACTACCAAGTGGGTGAGTGTGCAAGTGGTTTTTCAAATCCTCTTTGAAGCACTGAGAAGTGTTGCATGGTTAACTTTGAGCTATGAgttaaacatgaacaaaaacacacctaaACCATGCTGTGGAAACCCTGCCTAAACCAGCTGGATATTCTTAAGGAAAGTAAAAGAACAAAGCTTCCATTAAAAGGGCGGCCTGGATAGGGGCACCCACAATGACATTTAACCTTATCCTGTAGCCATTTTCATAGCCCACGCCTACCTGTGCTTTCTTCAGCAGGTCAGAAAAAAACGAGAACCAGTCGGGCGTGAGCTTCTCCAGTTCCAAAGTGATGATGGCCAAGGCCAGCGTGGAGCCCTTGAACTGCCAGAGCTGGTGGCAGGCCATGCAGTGCTGCACCTGCCTGGTCCACAATGATGCCTGGAGGCAGGGCTTCTTCTGAGCCGCCACCAGAGCCAGGTGGGGATGTGTGGATACCAACAGGGCACGGAACTgtgcaaaagaaacaaaagaaaaagaatacaTGAAGCTCAGACTGACCAGAGCTGAAACATGGCCACAGTCAACTCCTCAACCCCTCAGCAACTTGGAGGACAAAAGGTGATTGGGGCATGAAACCCTGTTTAAGATGTTGTATCCTTTAGATTCCCTgcaggaagaaaaaacaaacaaacaaaaaaaacaaaaaaaaaaaccaaaccctcCCACATTTGGCTGTGGTAGCCTGTGAGAAGACATGGTTGATGGTTTATGTCTACGGTCTTGTTTGATATGTAGATCTGCATCACATTTGTGTTTCTCTCGTACACAAGATATTTTGTTAGCACGCACCTTTTGTATGTCATACTACCTGAGAGAAAAAGCCATGTTGAACAGAATGGATGTGTGACGTGTTTACAGATAAAGTAGTGAGGCGAGAATAGTGGTATACTTCAGCTGTATTTTCTTTCACCACATTTTCAAACAGAATGAGCGATCAATGAATATATCATAAGATATTTCATATTGgcttccctttctttttttgtaccagaatttattcacaaaatgtccaatatttatttgaaaagacTTACGGAAGTTTATTTTTCTATGCTAGtacatattttttcatttccttaACCATGATTTCATTTTGCCAATTACAGCCATAAGAACATAGATATGTATTTGTTTCCTTCAAATATTTTccctgcatttttaaaattgtaggTTAAAACAGAGTTGCCAAGTTCTTTGTATTCCTTCAAGCAAATTTCTAGAAATGTGACTGGCTTCCTAAAGTGTGCCAAAGCAGCAACCTGATGTGTATTACGTTATCCTCTGCAACAAAAAGCTTAAATGCAAAATGGCTCCATTGCAAATTTTGTTTCTTCATGACCAGTAATAAGTACTGATGAACTCACGTCCTCAGCCAAATCTATgctaaaacaaaatcaaacacgAGGAGCTTAATTCACACTTCATGACGTTTCCCCTGCATTCATTCCcacttttcatatttatatgaaagtgcaaataaaaaaaaaattaaaaaaggaaactatTTTTCTGAAGTGCTGTACCACTCCTCTGAAGCAGGTTCAGCTGTCTGCTTTACTCGCTTGGTACAAGCCAGAATCATCAGTGCCTTGGCCAAAGACACCTTCCTTATCTCAGACTGGCCCAGCACTAGCTTTGCGCCAAATGTTCGACCAGACGCAAAAGCACCTGTCGCCGTCAGTCCTTACTGGCTCGCCTGACCTTGTCCTAGCAATGCACAATTTAAGGGGACCAAGACTCCATTTTGGTATCGTTCGCAAATATTCACGTCAACAATGGCGTTAAGCGTTTTCTTGTGATTTTTCTTACCGTTATGTTTAGTCTGAACTGAGGAAGCAATTAGGGTGGGGCGTCTACTACTTACGATGTGAATGAAGTCGATTGGTGTTGCTGTATAAAGGTCCCAGTGCAGTTTGTCGAGGATAATTCTTTCCATGCGAAGAATCTCTGCTGTTGAAAAGCTGCATCCGCTCTGCGCTAACAGGTCCTTAACCGACGCAGTCACCTGTGACAAATATGGATAACAATAAAACTGTTCTACTGCTCAAAATGTTTCCGTTTGTTACGACCCAGAACACCGTTCTGACGTTGCagcaattaaaacaatttacctcatcttcctcattgATTTTTGCTGCAAGTATCAGTGAAGTGATGGCCATGCACTTGAGGTATTTTGACTGGGCCtacaaataaaattcatttaaatcttATGACGAACTATGACGCAGCCAGTGACTACATACGGAGCTACCACTCACCTTTACCGTTGCTAACAGTCGATTAAGGACACAGACTCCCAAAGCAAAAGTTTCAGAACAAAACTTAAACATCCCACTCATTTCTTGCAACCATGTTATTATTTCCCGGTAAACGTTTGGAGCGATGTCTGAGCCctgtatataaaaacaaacaaacaaacaaaaacacaaacacccccccccccccccattataataataataataaaaatcaagtACGAAGGAACCAAATAGAATTAGAAGAGGCGCAATTGAAAGATACCTGAATGCAACCGCCGTGGAGAACAGGCGCTCTCCAAAGACGCATTTCTCTTGCAAGGTTGTCCTGCAACAATCTCTCCAGCCGCTGGTTCTCTTCTGAACCACAAAATCTCATGACACGTTTGGCGGCCAGACTTTTCCGTCGCCAGGAACACCTGGTGGATAAATATTATTCTAAAGCACATTGCACAAATATTTTATGCATAGAAAGCTTTGGCTACGAGGCAACTGGACAGTCTTTTGACTAAAGGGGGGCAAAATATCTCCCAGATAGTTCTATATAGGCCCAATTGCTGACGacaataattaattaatcaattaaataaataaataaataaataaataaataaataaataaataaataaataacggGTCGTCATATTAAACGATTATTACGCCGAGCTGCGCAAACACATCTAGCTGGTAACCATTCGTCTGTGGTTAGAACATCCGCAAGGCGGGGAAAGCGCGTAAACAACCGACATAACCTTGCAAATGTGTAGACGTAAACCGATTTACTCATTTTGGCAATAACGAATGCAACAGCAAGCGAATTGCAGTTATCTGTGCTGCAATTTAATCCCAAACTACATTTCACTGCAACTACAGAGGGTTTGGGCAATATGCGTGGGTCGAGTTTTGCAAAAATACCATGAAAAGAAACTCAAAGTTCACAAATCTTACCTTTTGAGACGGAAATAGTTATTTTCACGGAAGGCCGCTGCATTTATGGACCGAATGTAGTTGTCTGACTGGCAACCAGTAACAATTCATGTTTAGggcaacaaaaaaaggaaattgcAAT
This is a stretch of genomic DNA from Electrophorus electricus isolate fEleEle1 chromosome 6, fEleEle1.pri, whole genome shotgun sequence. It encodes these proteins:
- the ccni2 gene encoding cyclin-I → MRFCGSEENQRLERLLQDNLAREMRLWRAPVLHGGCIQGSDIAPNVYREIITWLQEMSGMFKFCSETFALGVCVLNRLLATVKAQSKYLKCMAITSLILAAKINEEDEVTASVKDLLAQSGCSFSTAEILRMERIILDKLHWDLYTATPIDFIHIVSSRRPTLIASSVQTKHNGKKNHKKTLNAIVDVNICERYQNGVLVPLNCALLGQGQASQ